ACTATAGATAAATTGTATTGTGGCATTTTTCTGTAAAACATAATTGTAATACATGCGAAAAGATACATCACAGAAATCAGACACTAAATACATTACAGCGTTAAGAATGTATATTAGATTAAACATAGGGATATAGATTTAAAGAGTTAAGTACCCGAttatatcaaaacaaaatattgatttatgaTTGTTTGTCTTATTTGTATGGTTAACGATATCATGGGATTAGACTTCACAACTTATtcaaaatttctgtttttacttCTTTTTCTCAATTTTGTCTTCTTCTGTATAGGAAACTTCCCATGTCGATCCAAAGTGAGAAAGGGACAAagtatttatttcatttttacaaaaatggACAAAAGTTTAAGTATCAGGCGTATCCACGTAaagatttttaatgttaaattcACGCGtccaaaaacatttttattttcttcttttaagcTTCATATACtatcgtgacaaaaaaaaaaaaaaagcttcatATACTAAATGTTTGGGTAGGAGGATAATCTAAGGGGTGACTGGATGAACTATATATAGgctgtaataatttttttaactttcatgtCTTTAAATCAGATTTCAATCagacttttatattttaacagTCATTAAAAGTCAAACAGGTTTCTAAGTCCATCTTTTCTATTGTAATGTTTATCATTATCTTGGTGGGTGAATTTATTTTGAGATAAAATCAAGAAATTAACCTAGTAACTAAAATTTCTAACTGATGTTAAAATACCAAAGTAATTTTAATTGTGGTCCACTCTTCGTACACACAAATCTATTACGTATGTACTCGTGCTTGTAAATAGTGTGTGGTTCATCGAGATTGAATATATGTAACTAATGAACCAATGCAAGAAATTATAATTGGTAAAAAAGAAACTATAacaatttgttttcaaaatcttggtgttatttccaaatatttttcaCGTGAAAACTTATGATACAGTAGTAACAGTACGTAAGAATCGTTAGTGATATACCATATAAGCTTTTCTTTTACcacaatattaatatataatgctTTGTTATTCTTCACACAATATTGTTAGTATACAATATTGATATTCAAcaaaaaggaagagaaaaaaaaaacagactcgCAAAAAAATTTGCCGCCGAAATAAAGGTAAAATATAAATCCAATGAAGAAAAGTGGTCCCAACTACCATTTCCCCTGTTTCTCCATGCCTCTCTGAATACAAAACACAATTGCTTATATAAACTATTTCATGTCTTTACTTGTTCTTCCCacaaacaagaaaacacactcTCACAAAGATAAGAAATCTGAAGCTTCCATTCTTCAAATGGCATCTTTCTCTTATTTCCAACATTACCCTCATTCTCTTCTTGATCCTCTTCTCTTTTCCTCACCCAACTCCTCAACTAAGCTCTCTGGTTTCATCGACCAGAACCCTCTCTATCCACCACCAAACATTTCTACAATAGTAGATACTTCCTTGAACCCATTTCTTGATTCATTTAATGTTGAGAAAACCGAAAGCTCTGATGTTAAGAAACATATCAACACTAATGCAACTGCAGCACTCACAAGCGACCAGCTCAGCCCCGGACCATCCGCAGGAAAAAAACAACGGAGGAAGACCAGAAATGGGTCTAAGTCCAAGGTAAATTAAGTCAACTTGTAATGTGCTTTCATGTTTTGGACGGGGTTGTGACAGACAAAAACGTAAATGTTGGGGTGGTTTACAAATCAGGAAGGAGTAGAGGGAAGAAAAAGCAAAAAGCCAAGAAATGGTAGCTCAAGCGACGTAAAAGAGAAGAGAGCGAACGAACAAGAGCCTCCCAAAGATTACATTCACGTTAGAGCTAGAAGAGGCCAAGCTACTGATAGCCACAGCCTCGCCGAGAGGGTATATTGGtctttttggttttaaattgtatttatttcattaatgtctttaaatatatataaaactagttAATTGAAATAAGTTGGatgtttaaataattaaatataggCGAGAAGGGAAAAGATAAGTGAACGGATGAGGACTCTGCAAAACCTTGTCCCAGGATGTGATAAGGTTAGCTAGAGACCATTTTAATTATGAAATGACAACCATTTTAATTATGAAATGATAATGTTTTGATAtccttttttatttctaaaatgatttttataatCCAAATGTGACATAAAACCGAATAGGTAACAGGGAAGGCCCTCATGTTGGATGAGATTATAAATTATGTGCAGTCCTTGCAGAATCAAGTTGAGGTGCATTTTTCTATATATCTTATTCTTATGACATTTTAAGTTTGAAATAGTAGTtacatacatataaattataactatttttactttttcattAGTTTCTCTCGATGAAGCTAGCTTCCATAAGTCCAGTGGTCTATGACTTCGGTTCGGACCTTGATGGCATCATAGTTAGACCCGAGGTACTCCATCTCTTAATTACTTAAACCCCGGTTAACGAAAATCCGGTTTTAGTAATACCAAAAGTTGGTTACCGATCGCAATTAAGTATCGTGCTGATGAACAGATAGGATCCGCAGACGTTGGAACGTCGTTTGCTAATGCAATGCCAACAACTACTACTAACTTTTCTTCACTATTGGATGATTCCATAATACCCGCAGAGGCACATCTTCAggtattttatttcctttttatgaattaaaaattatattgtaaaaaaGATATTATAGTAAGGATAATCAAGAATAGATAAGGATCAATTAAATATTAACTGATAAATTATGTGTTTCTTAATTTAGGAAGATGGAGGGGAAAGGGAGAAGATTGTAGACAGAAGTGGGTTCAACAACAACAGCTTTTGTTCTTTCTCTTAATTAATCACATGTCGACACAAACACAAAAGCCTGCTTTCGTGAGTTTCTTCTGATCTTGTCTCTTCAACGAACCTAATACATGTTACAATTATTATTGTTACtattattttaacatttctCATATAATTGTCAAAAAGCTGGTTTTGGTTTCGTAATTATTGCTATTGTATTGGATGTAGGTTGATTCAATATCCTCAAATATGCAGGGAGGGGATAAAATCTACGTAAGCCAGGGCTGGTTTAGAGGATGTAGTTAATTATTCCTTTTCGAgggtttaaataaaataaataaaaaactcattttcataTGTGGCCCCGAGATTTTCAACATCATTATTTGCATGCATGCTCTCATAGCATACATTCATCGCCATAATCATCAACATCATCGTCAAATGATAAAAGAGATGGTCATCTGAGGAAAGGGCAGAGGCAATTCGATGGAGGAAACAGACACATATAAAACAAGACCGCTTAGCTTATTTATtgtgtttataatatataatttaaatttgaatacTTTCGATTATTCACTTGTTAAGTATATCTTGgacaaatattgttttatttatttctccATTCATTTTTGTGTAAACTGGTATCAAGACACTCATGTTATATTTCTTCAGCATAAATAATATGCGGGTGAaaacccatatatatatatatattaagattcGTTTCCTGTCAATTCATTTGTTACATAATGTCAGAAATATTAGATTTCCCTTCCTGGAACGCTTTAATGTACAGTTGAATAGTTTGGTCATAGTTTTCTGCTCTCACTTGTCACGCATTGATAACTCCCATTCCCCTGTCTTTTCAAATTACATGCATCATACAT
The window above is part of the Brassica napus cultivar Da-Ae chromosome C3, Da-Ae, whole genome shotgun sequence genome. Proteins encoded here:
- the LOC106387525 gene encoding transcription factor bHLH137; this translates as MSLLVLPTNKKTHSHKDKKSEASILQMASFSYFQHYPHSLLDPLLFSSPNSSTKLSGFIDQNPLYPPPNISTIVDTSLNPFLDSFNVEKTESSDVKKHINTNATAALTSDQLSPGPSAGKKQRRKTRNGSKSKEGVEGRKSKKPRNGSSSDVKEKRANEQEPPKDYIHVRARRGQATDSHSLAERARREKISERMRTLQNLVPGCDKVTGKALMLDEIINYVQSLQNQVEFLSMKLASISPVVYDFGSDLDGIIVRPEIGSADVGTSFANAMPTTTTNFSSLLDDSIIPAEAHLQEDGGEREKIVDRSGFNNNSFCSFS